A single genomic interval of Malania oleifera isolate guangnan ecotype guangnan chromosome 13, ASM2987363v1, whole genome shotgun sequence harbors:
- the LOC131146651 gene encoding uncharacterized protein LOC131146651 produces the protein MANRGCTFQQFTQANPPAFAGGPNPIVAEDWIQEIEELLGVLECTEEQKVKYATYKLVGEAKRWWRSAKMVEEQRPEPEVVTWSRFKEVFFDRYFPAVTRAAKVEEFLQLTQGPMTVRQYAVKFVELSRFAPRMVPNEPLKARMFERGLRQSIRA, from the coding sequence ATGGCTAATAGGGGTTGCACATTTCAGCAGTTCACTCAGGCAAACCCACCAGCATTTGCAGGTGGACCGAACCCGATCGTAGCCGAAGATTGGATTCAGGAAATAGAGGAGCTGTTGGGGGTGTTAgagtgtactgaggagcaaaaGGTGAAGTATGCCACTTACAAACTAGTGGGGGAAGCAAAGAGATGGTGGCGATCGGCGAAAATGGTGGAAGAGCAGCGCCCAGAACCGGAGGTTGTCACTTGGAGCCggttcaaggaggtattcttcgacaggtatttcccCGCTGTCACCCGCGCAGCTAAGGTTGAAGAATTCCTACAGCTGACTCAGGGGCCCATGACTGTGCGGCAGTATGCGGTCAAGTTTGTGGAGTTGTCCCGTTTTGCTCCACGCATGGTTCCGAATGAGCCGCTGAAGGCACGGATGTTTGAAAGGGGACTAAGACAGAGTATACGCGCATAA
- the LOC131146652 gene encoding MLO-like protein 3, with protein MAVAGGGKLSSSSTASTRSLQDTPTRALATVCFVFISVSIFIEHLIHLLSHWLKNRRKTSLFEAVEKLKLVLMLFGFMSLILAVKRPISKLCIPNKVASTMLPCRTRLLQSHTTKALPLLRHHDDDDQDYYTRTNQYQFHHLTCPSSMEGQLASATIADTSSNKASANYCASKVRPYPCFFNIINYLMISR; from the exons ATGGCGGTAGCAGGAGGGGGGAAGCTGAGCAGTAGTAGTACTGCTTCTACTCGGTCGCTGCAAGACACACCCACACGGGCGCTGGCCACCGTCTGCTTCGTCTTCATCTCCGTCTCCATTTTCATTGAACACCTCATCCATCTCCTCTCCCAT TGGCTGAAGAACCGTCGGAAGACATCACTGTTTGAAGCCGTGGAGAAGCTTAAATTAG TGCTGATGCTGTTTGGGTTCATGTCACTCATACTGGCTGTCAAGAGACCCATTTCCAAACTTTGCATACCCAACAAGGTGGCATCCACCATGCTTCCTTGCCGCACCCGCTTACTCCAATCCCATACCACCAAAGCATTACCACTTCTGCGACATCATGACGATGATGATCAGGACTACTACACAAGGACCAACCAATACCAGTTCCATCATTTAACTTGTCCCTCCTCCATGGAAGGACAATTGGCCAGTGCTACTATTGCTGACACCAGTAGCAACAAAGCCTCTGCAAATTACTGTGCTTCCAAAGTTCGTCCATACCCTTGCTTctttaatataattaattatttaatgatCAGCAGATAG